TTGAATTGGGGTTGCGCCGCATGGCTGAATACGATGAGGACAGTGTCAATCTTGCGCTTTTGGCGCATGATTTGCGCACGCCCTTAGGCGCCATGCGGTTAACTGCTGAGCTGATCGAAACAGGGCCTTTGAACGATGCGCAAGCGGAGCAACTGTCTGTGCTGATGCGGGCCATCGACTCCTTGGAACAGATGACAACGGAACTGATCACGGATGCAGCTCCTGGGGATGCGGGTGAAGATGCAGCCGTTTCAATATCATCCCTTGTTCACGATTGTGCGGATCTGTTCCGCGTCGCTGCTGAGAAAAAAGGTCTGAAACTCACGGTCCGGCTTCAGGACACGGCTGGCGCGTGCCAGACGGGTGCTGCCGGCCAGCTCAGGCGCGCGGCCTCCGCCTTGCTCGACAATGCTATCAAGTACACGAAGAGAGGCGGTATCAGTGTTGAGGTCATCTCCTGTCCGTTTCCGGAAAAGCAGCTTGGATCCACCGAGCAATCGAATGCGAGCACTGCAGACGCCTACTGGGTCAGTCTCTCAATCACTGATACAGGGCCGGGTATTGACCCTACGGAAAGGGAGGATCTGTTTCGCCCTTTTGTCAGGGGAAGGAAAGCTCAGGAAAACACTTCAGGTAGCGGCCTCGGTCTTTGGGGGATTGCTCAGACGGTCCGGCAAATGGGCGGTGTTTTGAACCACTCCTCCCCGGAGACCGGCGGCAGCCGGTTTGAGGTGCAAATCCCAGTTAAGCCAGCCGCACCCGGTCTCAAAGGCACCAAAAACGCTTCGAAAACGGGCGCTGAAGACAATGAACTTCCTGACCATGTCCTGATCGTTGACGACAATGAAACCAATTGCCGTCTGCTCGCAGCCTTGTTGGAGTCCTTTGGAGTTACCTCCGACATTTCCCATTCGGGCGAGGACGCGATCAAACTGGCTCTGGAGAGAGAATATGGGGCCGTTCTTCTGGATCTGCACATGCCCGGCATGGGCGGTCTTGAAGTTGCTCAAGAGTTGCGCAAGAACCGGCCGGCCGAGGAGCTGCCGCTCATTGCGGTGACTGCAGCTCTGGAAGCTTTTGGCGACAATTTGCTGCGCAAGGCTGGGTTTCTGGAGGGTTTGGGCAAACCGCTGGCGCCGTCTGCTCTTTACGATGTGCTCGTAAGAGCGAAGCAACTCAAGAGTGTTCACTGGATCTAGCCAGCCGCAGGGGGGCTGACCCACCTTACGGGCCTGCTCTAGGCTTTTGCGATCTCAGCTGCCATTTCGAGTGCATCTGCGAGGCGATCATCGCCCCAGAACAGTTCGCCAGTTTGAAGCACGAAACTGGGTGCGCCGAAGATGCCTTTTTCTTCCGCTTCGCCGACAGACGCGCGCAAGGCGTCTTTGATGTCAGGTGATTTTGAAGCTTCCAGGACTTCCTTGGCTGGAGCGCCAGCTTCCAGGAGGAGATGCGCCAAAAAGGCTTCATCGGAAATATCCTCGCCGCTGCCGAACTCGGCAACAAAAACGGCGCGCGTGAAGTCGCCGATCCAGGGCTGTGTCCGCCCCACCTGAGCAATTCGCGCAGCCAGCAATCCGGATTGAGGGAATGGATCCGGGATGGTGAGCGGCAGGCCATAGCGGGCGCATTGGCGTTCCATATCCCGCCACATGTAACGGCCTTTGGCCGGATAGAGGTTGAACGGCGAGGTGTCCCAACCGCTTTTTTTGAAAATCGGGCCGAGCAGGAATGGCCTCCAGGACAAACTTACCCCGGCATCCCGGGCCTGTGTTTCGATCCGCATTGCAGACAAGTAACTGTAAGTAGACCCGAATTCGTACCAGAACTCGATCGTTGGCTGCTTTGCTGCATGCAGTTGAACAATGTTTGACTGGAGTTTCGGGTCAGTGGTCATGGAACAATCGATGATTTTACGAAGAAGACCGGACAAAACCGGTAGGAAAAGATTGGATGGGCAACAGGGATGCGCTAAACAGCGGCCATGATCGACACGCGTTTGACAAAGCATATCCAGAACATTGCCTCAAGCAAAGCTGTTGCCTGGTGCATCGCACATCCGTTCTTGGCCACCATCGCCTATGTCGCGCTGGTGTCTGCGTTTTTTCTGGCCTTTCCCCAAACCGATTTGTGGGTAAGCGGTCTTTTCTACAGTCAAACGGATGGCTTTTGGGCGCAACACAATCCGTTCCTGCAAAAAGTCCGGCATCTTGGACCGTATCTGGTTCAAACGATCGCCATCTGTTCGGTGGCCATTTTGGTGATCAAGTTGTTGCTGCCGGGCCGGCCTCCAATCGTGCCGCTGCGAAAGCCGGTGTTTCTCATCTCCACATTGATCCTGGGACCGGGCATCCTGGTCAACTCGATCCTGAAGGAC
This window of the Roseibium alexandrii DFL-11 genome carries:
- a CDS encoding ATP-binding response regulator — protein: MAEYDEDSVNLALLAHDLRTPLGAMRLTAELIETGPLNDAQAEQLSVLMRAIDSLEQMTTELITDAAPGDAGEDAAVSISSLVHDCADLFRVAAEKKGLKLTVRLQDTAGACQTGAAGQLRRAASALLDNAIKYTKRGGISVEVISCPFPEKQLGSTEQSNASTADAYWVSLSITDTGPGIDPTEREDLFRPFVRGRKAQENTSGSGLGLWGIAQTVRQMGGVLNHSSPETGGSRFEVQIPVKPAAPGLKGTKNASKTGAEDNELPDHVLIVDDNETNCRLLAALLESFGVTSDISHSGEDAIKLALEREYGAVLLDLHMPGMGGLEVAQELRKNRPAEELPLIAVTAALEAFGDNLLRKAGFLEGLGKPLAPSALYDVLVRAKQLKSVHWI
- a CDS encoding 2-hydroxychromene-2-carboxylate isomerase, with product MTTDPKLQSNIVQLHAAKQPTIEFWYEFGSTYSYLSAMRIETQARDAGVSLSWRPFLLGPIFKKSGWDTSPFNLYPAKGRYMWRDMERQCARYGLPLTIPDPFPQSGLLAARIAQVGRTQPWIGDFTRAVFVAEFGSGEDISDEAFLAHLLLEAGAPAKEVLEASKSPDIKDALRASVGEAEEKGIFGAPSFVLQTGELFWGDDRLADALEMAAEIAKA